A section of the Pseudanabaena mucicola str. Chao 1806 genome encodes:
- a CDS encoding MFS transporter — MNRKFWIIALISFINSLSFTILIPVLYQYGRQFQLNDFETSLLFSIYAISQFVSTPVIGKLSDRFGRKPLLIISLAGTVIANLMAGSATTAAVLFFARFLDGITGGNASVAQAVISDVTTPENRAKAFGINGAAFGLGFILGPAISLLAQKVALNTPLGKSFGASFLVSGVIAAIALFLTIFFLPETTTTKAQKAQNIFDIGLENLINGLLMPKIGILLIINFLTGLTFNIFTFAFQPYFLNVLKQNSDGLALMFLLFGVLAVIMQTVGISQMTRYLQLVQILFLGLLIRSISFVLMPIWKDINYFIAVCILFSLLNSVVQPMISALISLNAPPAEQGSMLGVNSSYLSISNGFGPVIAGLVINQEYPESYSYPLYLAGICTFLVLGLAFIKRKDYAVKGVR; from the coding sequence ATGAATCGTAAATTTTGGATTATTGCCCTCATTTCTTTCATTAACTCCCTGAGCTTTACGATTCTCATCCCTGTTCTGTATCAGTACGGTAGACAGTTCCAGTTAAATGATTTTGAGACGAGTTTACTATTTTCAATCTACGCGATCTCCCAATTCGTCTCCACGCCAGTCATCGGGAAACTTAGTGATCGCTTTGGGCGCAAACCATTGTTAATTATCAGCTTAGCGGGTACAGTCATCGCTAATCTAATGGCAGGAAGCGCTACGACCGCCGCAGTATTATTTTTTGCAAGATTTCTAGATGGTATTACAGGGGGAAATGCCTCAGTTGCCCAAGCGGTCATTTCCGATGTCACTACCCCCGAAAATCGTGCTAAGGCTTTTGGGATTAATGGAGCTGCCTTTGGTTTAGGTTTTATTTTAGGTCCTGCGATTAGCTTGCTCGCGCAGAAAGTTGCCTTGAATACCCCCCTAGGAAAATCATTTGGTGCTTCGTTTTTAGTGTCAGGAGTGATTGCTGCGATCGCTTTATTTTTAACAATTTTCTTCTTACCAGAAACCACCACGACTAAAGCCCAAAAAGCTCAAAATATTTTTGACATCGGCTTAGAGAATCTGATCAATGGCTTATTGATGCCCAAAATCGGTATTTTATTGATTATTAATTTCTTAACGGGATTAACCTTCAATATCTTTACCTTTGCCTTCCAGCCCTACTTTCTCAATGTTCTCAAGCAAAACAGCGATGGGCTTGCCCTCATGTTTTTGCTGTTCGGTGTACTCGCGGTCATTATGCAAACAGTGGGGATTTCCCAGATGACTAGATATCTACAATTGGTACAAATCTTGTTTTTAGGACTACTGATCCGTAGTATCTCCTTTGTGCTCATGCCAATTTGGAAAGATATCAATTACTTTATTGCCGTTTGTATACTGTTCTCATTACTGAATTCAGTCGTTCAACCGATGATTAGCGCCTTAATTTCTCTTAATGCGCCTCCTGCAGAGCAAGGCTCTATGTTAGGTGTTAACTCTTCCTACCTTAGCATTTCCAATGGATTTGGACCAGTCATAGCAGGCTTAGTTATCAATCAGGAATATCCTGAATCTTACAGCTATCCCCTCTATTTAGCAGGTATTTGTACTTTCCTTGTCTTAGGTTTAGCCTTTATCAAACGCAAAGATTATGCAGTCAAAGGGGTGAGGTGA